A single genomic interval of Rhinatrema bivittatum chromosome 12, aRhiBiv1.1, whole genome shotgun sequence harbors:
- the ITGA2B gene encoding integrin alpha-IIb: MAMACTPFPPPSLVTCCWCLLMLRSTLALNLDGKNPQIFSGPQGSHFGFSLDFYKAFDQSMSIVVGAPRMNTSQPMVLEGGAVYLCPWQPEENPCRVIEFDGTGDQVFKDETLTMKIFKSHQGLGASVRVWESNIVACAPLQHWNAIEGDLESGITPVGGCYLASNNLKTFVEYSPCRDSKSEEIYNKSSYYYDKRYCEAGFSLDIAHDGKLLFGAPGGYYFTGLIALPTFSSVVSNYNPANPLQQAPGRLSRDTNHKDYYDSYRGFSVAFGEFAGDASVDYAVGIPNFKNTLGAVEIYNGNYHNKFVHQFLGEQVASYYGYAVAAADINGDGRDDVLVGAPLFMEWRSNRKLYEVGRVYLHLQTKASQFAPGPQLLTGTDLYGRFGSAIAPLGDVDMNGYQDVAVGAPFAGRDERGRVYIYGGQSTGVIAHPTQVLESPFTGRSAFGFSLKGATDIDKNGYPDLLVGAFEAGKAAIYRAQPVILAETQLFFTPDVLNPDVKNCKMLDLVGLVSCFAVHVCVRVSGKNIPERVGLNAEVQLDRLKQRFARRTFFLDSNQPSRTVPLEITRNAKADCRNFTAYLRDESEFKDKLSPIVISLNCTLVTSPSSKTLQPILHGQTFIQEQTHILLDCGEDNVCIPDLRLSAEKIKDPLLIGDDNVIPILFNATNEGEGAYEAELHVHLPLEAHFMQALWDMEVGLEKIICLPRKENLTHVVVCELGNPMKRGQKIRAGLQVSVSNLEEVERGVTFKLQIKSRNSQNPNSAIELVEIPVAAMAKVELRGSSVPAVIILPLADWELKEDSKKPEENGEKVMHIYELHNAGPGTVTDVDLMLEFPDQFQDDYFLYILQIEADAGIQCLNSMELNPLGLEIQRTTAPPTNRSKQEDRNREKREADLPESEPGETEAGKSPFLREPVRLNCSTMLCAEVICHLESLEKSQRVTVRIQSILWMQSFLKRPLEQFIIESEVSYVAHRMPYRIEPASLPSGVAMAATQVLWVSPGGEAEIPTWWIIVGVLAGLLLLAIFIFIMWKLGFFQRTRPPTEDQEDLTNDED; this comes from the exons CATGAGTATCGTGGTGGGAGCTCCAAGGATGAACACCTCTCAACCCATGGTCCTTGAAGGGGGAGCAGTATACCTGTGCCCTTGGCAACCTGAGGAAAACCCCTGCCGAGTGATAGAGTTTGATGGGACAG GTGATCAAGTTTTCAAAGACGAAACTTTAACTATGAAAATCTTTAAGTCTCATCAGGGTCTGGGAGCCTCAGTCAGAGTGTGGGAGTCCAACATTGTG GCCTGTGCTCCCCTGCAGCATTGGAATGCCATAGAAGGGGATCTGGAATCGGGTATAACACCAGTGGGGGGCTGTTACCTAGCCAGCAACAACCTGAAGACATTTGTCGAGTATTCCCCCTGCCGCGATTCTAAGTCAGAAGAGATATATAACAAAAGCTCCTACT ATTATGACAAACGTTACTGTGAGGCTGGATTCAGCCTGGACATTGCGCAC GATGGAAAACTCCTGTTTGGAGCCCCAGGTGGATATTATTTTACAG GCTTGATTGCGTTACCCACATTTTCCTCTGTTGTAAGCAATTACAATCCCGCCAACCCTCTGCAGCAGGCACCAGGGAGGCTGTCCAGGGACACCAACCACAAGGATTACTATGACTCTTACCGAG GTTTTTCCGTGGCGTTTGGGGAGTTTGCGGGAGATGCTTCTGTAG ATTACGCTGTAGGAATTCCCAATTTCAAGAACACACTGGGAGCT GTGGAAATCTACAATGGAAATTACCACAACAAATTTGTCCACCAATTCCTCGGGGAGCAG GTGGCATCTTACTACGGTTACGCAGTAGCTGCAGCAGATATCAATGGCGATGG GAGGGATGATGTTTTGGTCGGCGCCCCGCTCTTCATGGAATGGCGGTCTAACAGGAAGCTGTACGAGGTGGGCCGCGTCTACCTGCACCTGCAGACCAAGGCCTCCCAGTTCGCGCCCGGCCCGCAGCTCCTCACTGGCACTGACCTGTATGGGCGCTTTGGCTCTGCCATCGCGCCCCTGGGAGACGTGGATATGAATGGATACCAAG ATGTTGCCGTCGGAGCCCCATTTGCTGGCCGAGACGAACGAGGTCGCGTGTACATCTATGGGGGGCAGAGCACGGGGGTCATAGCCCACCCGACCCAAGTCCTGGAGAGCCCCTTCACCGGGCGTTCTGCGTTCGGGTTCTCATTGAAAGGGGCCACGGACATCGATAAGAACGGCTATCCAG ATCTCTTGGTCGGTGCCTTCGAAGCTGGAAAGgctgccatttacag AGCTCAGCCAGTGATTTTGGCAGAAACACAGCTCTTTTTCACACCAGATGTGCTGAATCCAGATGTAAAGAACTGCAAGATGCTTGATCTAGTGGGCCTCGTTAGCTG CTTCGCCGTCCACGTGTGTGTACGAGTTTCAGGGAAGAACATCCCAGAGAGGGTCG GTCTGAATGCCGAGGTGCAGCTTGATCGCCTGAAGCAACGCTTTGCTCGTAGGACCTTTTTCCTGGACTCTAACCAGCCGAGCAGAACTGTCCCTCTGGAGATCACGAGGAACGCCAAGGCCGACTGCCGCAACTTCACCGCCTACCTCCGG GATGAGTCAGAGTTCAAGGACAAACTGAGCCCGATAGTCATCAGCCTGAATTGCACCCTTGTAACCTCACCATCCTCCAAGACATTACAGCCCATACTCCATGGCCAGACTTTCATTCAAGAACAG ACTCATATCTTACTGGACTGCGGAGAGGACAACGTCTGCATCCCGGATCTGCGGCTGTCTGCTGAAAA GATTAAGGATCCTCTTCTCATTGGAGATGACAATGTAATCCCAATCCTGTTTAACGCGACCAATGAGGGTGAAGGAGCCTATGAGGCGGAGCTCCACGTCCATCTCCCTCTGGAGGCTCACTTCATGCAGGCCCTCTGGGACATGGAGGTGG GGCTTGAGAAGATCATTTGCCTTCCAAGGAAAGAGAATCTGACCCATGTGGTGGTTTGTGAGCTGGGGAACCCTATGAAGAGAGGCCAGAAG ATCCGGGCTGGCTTGCAGGTCAGCGTGAGTAACCTGGAGGAGGTGGAACGAGGAGTCACGTTCAAGCTACAGATAAAAAG CAGAAACAGTCAAAATCCCAACAGTGCCATTGAGCTGGTGGAGATACCAGTTGCTGCCATGGCAAAGGTTGAACTGCGAGG GAGCTCGGTGCCAGCGGTTATTATCCTGCCACTTGCTGACTGGGAGCTGAAGGAGGATTCCAAGAAGCCGGAGGAAAATGGAGAAAAGGTGATGCACATCTATGAG CTGCATAATGCAGGCCCTGGGACTGTCACAGATGTGGATTTGATGCTAGAGTTTCCAGACCAGTTCCAGGATGACTATTTCCTGTACATTCTGCAAATTGAAGCTGATGCCGGGATCCAGTGCCTCAACAGTATGGAGCTGAACCCGCTAGGG CTGGAGATCCAACGCACCACTGCACCCCCCACAAACAGAAGCAAACAAGAAGATCGCAACCGGGAGAAGCGAGAAGCAGACCTCCCGGAGTCTGAGCCGGGGGAGACGGAGGCCGGGAAGAGCCCCTTCCTCCGGGAGCCTGTTCGTCTG AACTGTAGCACTATGCTGTGCGCAGAGGTAATCTGCCACCTAGAAAGCCTGGAGAAGAGCCAGCGGGTAACTGTGAGGATCCAGTCCATCCTGTGGATGCAAAGCTTCCTGAAG AGGCCCTTGGAGCAGTTCATCATTGAGTCTGAAGTCTCCTACGTAGCGCACAGAATGCCGTACCGCATCGAGCCAGCGAGCTTGCCAAGTGGCGTGGCAATG GCAGCCACGCAGGTCCTGTGGGTCAGTCCAGGGGGAGAAGCGGAGATTCCTACCTGGTGGATAATTGTTGGAGTACTGGCTGGGCTTCTTCTCTTGGCCATCTTTATCTTTATCATGTGGAAG CTGGGGTTCTTCCAAAGGACTCGCCCCCCCACGGAGGATCAGGAGGATTTAACCAACGATGAGGATTAG